From the Streptomonospora nanhaiensis genome, the window ATCAGGCGGGTGCGGGGCCGACCGGAGGAGGGCCCCGGTCCGGGCGGTGTCGTGCCGGGGCCGCCCGGACCGCCGGGGCCGCCCATCGGCGGCTGCGGGCCGGAGGGCAGGCCGTGCCCCGGCTGGGGCCCCGAGGGCATGCCGTGGCCGGGCTGCGGACCGGACGGGAACCCGTGCCCGGGCGCCTGCGGACCGGACGGAGCACCGTGCCCCGCCCACGGGGTGTGCCCCGGCCACGGGCCGTGCGGCTGCTGGTGCACGCCCGGCGGAGGCGTGAAGGCGGCCGGCTCGCCGGCCGGGGGCGGACCGTAGCCCGGACCCCCGGGCGGGGGCGGCTGCGCGCCGGAGGCGCCCCAGGCGGGCTCCGGCGGGGCCTGCGGACCGGAGTCGGGCCGCCCGGTCCCGCCGGAGGGCCGCGTGGGCGGGGCCGGTTCGGCCGTCTCGGGCGGCAGCGCGCGCGTGGGGCCGGCGCCGGGCGGCTCGGCGGGGACGGTGGGCGCGTTGCCGGAGTCCGCCCCCGGCACGGCGCCGGCGGCCGCAGCCGCGCCCGCGGCGCCCAGGGCGGCCGCGCCCGCGGCGCCCGCGAGGTCGCCCGGACCGGGCCGCGCGGTGGAGGGCGGGGTCCAGGACCGCACGACCGTGCGGTCCACGGTGGTCTCGGCCGGGTTCTCCTGGCCCACCAGCGTGTTCAGCAGTTCCTGGGCGGTGGGCCGGTTGGCGGGGTCCTTGTCCAGCGCGGAGCGCACGAGGTCGGTGACGCCGGGCTCCAGGCCCTCCAGGTCGGCCGGCGCGGCGCTGATGAGGTGCAGGATCGCCGGGACGGTCTGGGCGTTGAAGGGCGCCTTGCCGGTGCCGGCGTAGGTGACCAGGCAGCCCCAGGAGAAGATGTCGGAGGCGGGCGTGATGTCGCCGCCCGCGATCAGCTCCGGCGCGAGGTAGGCCGGGGTGCCCATGAGCTGGCTGGAGCGGGTGACCGCGCCCTCGTCGTCCATGGCGCGCGCGATGCCGAAGTCGATCACCTTGGGGCCCACCGCCGACAGCAGCACGTTGGCCGGCTTGAGGTCGCGGTGGATCACCCCCGCGCGGTGGATGGCGGTCAGCGCCGCGGCCACGCCCATGGCCAGGCTCTCCAGGGTGCCGCCGCGCATGGGGCCGTCGGTGGCGACGGCCTCGGCGAGGTTGGGGCCGGGCACGTACTCGGAGACGATGAACAGCGGGTCGCCGTCGAGGCGGGCGTCGAGCACGCCGGCGGTGGAGAAGCGGGCCACCCGGCGGGCGGCCTCGACCTCGCGTGCGAAGCGCCGCCGGAAGTCGGGGTCGTCGGCGAGGTCGGGGTGGATCAGCTTGACGGCCACGAGCCGGTCCGCGGTGTCCTTGGCGAGGTAGACGGTGCCCATGCCGCCCCGCCCGAGTCTGCCCTCGATGCGGTAGTCGCCGAGCTGGTGCGGGTCGCCGGTGCGAAGGGGTTTCACGCGCTCGTGCCCGTTGTCCGTCACAGTGCCAAGTTCCTTTGAAGGGGGTGGTTCGCGCTCATAGCGTACAGAGACCCGGTGGGGGCCGATCGGCGGCGATCGCGGGAGGAGCGCCGGGGTCGGGCGGGGCTGGCGGAAAGTGCTCCGATTTTAGACACGGTGCGCGGCGTCCTGGTTCCCCCGCGTTCGAAAGATCCGCTAGTCTTAGTACAGACGTTCGAAGACGCCTGTCCTTCCCCGCAGGCCGCGTTCGCGCACCGCGCCGTACCAGCCGAGGGGAGAGCCGCCACGTGGGCCACGTCTACGGAGTCCCGATCACGGTCACCGAACACCAGGGGCGCCCGGTGCGCTTCGTATGGGACCGACGCGTCTACACCGTCCGGCACATCGTCGACCACTGGATCACCCTGCGCGCCGACTGGGCCCCCGCCCACCACGACCAGCCGCCCCAGCGCGTCCACTGGCGGGTCGAGGCCGGTTCCGCCGGCGCGCCGGGCGTCTACGAACTCCTGCACGACTCCGGCTCGGGGCAGTGGCTGCTGGCCCGGGTCCTCGACTGACACCTGTCCACCCGTCTCTTGCGGCCCGGGCGCCCCCGCCACCGCCCCGCGCCCGGCGCCGGCTACTCGCTCCGGCGGGTTCGCACCGCCGCGATCAGCCGCTCCTCGGCGTCGGCGCCCGGGCCCACCCGCGGCAGCCGCCACAGGAACACCGCGCCGACCAGCCACCAGCCGCCCACGATCACCCACTCATAGGGCCACACCAGCGCCGCCGGCATGCCCGGCAGGTACAGCACGCCCAGGCCCAGCGACAGCACCAGCGCCGCCACGCCCACCGCGGTGCCCGCCGGGGTGCGAAACGGCCGCTCCATGGCGGGTTCGCGCCGGCGCAGCACCAGGAAGGAGAGCACGACCGTCACGTAGGCCACCACGATGTTGATGCCGCCGGCGTCCACCAGCCACACCAGCATGGGGCGGCCGAACACCGGCGCGATCACCGACAGCCCGCCGATGAACAGCACCGCGTTCCCGGGAGTGCGGAATCTCGGGTGCACGCGGCCGAACCACGCCGGGATCATCTCCGAGCGCGCCATGGCGTAGAGCAGCCGGCTGCCGCCGATCAGGAACGCGTTCCAGCTCGTCAGGATCCCCGCGATCCCGCCCAGCACCAGCACGTTGCCCAGCGCCTGGCTGTCCCACAGCGCCGCCATGGAGTCCGCCGAGGCCAGTTCGGAGTCCAGCAGCTGCGCCGGCGACAGCCCCGCGCTGACCGTCAGCATGATCATGATGTACCAGGCCGCCGCGCACCCCACCGACACCACCAGCAGCCAGCCCACCTGCCGGTAGGGGATCTTGATCTCGCTCGCCGACTGCGGCAC encodes:
- a CDS encoding APC family permease codes for the protein MAANSEFLRVLGRGDVLALAFGAMIGFGWIVLTGEFIDGAGSLGSALAFVIGGAIIALVGLTYAELISAMPHAGGEHHYALRALGGRGAFVASWAMVLGYVSVVAFEAVALPHTVLYLLPDMRAGYLWTVADYDVYASWVAVGAVAAVAITALNYVGIRPASVFQTIAVLFLLASGAVLLLGAFTGGSAQNMQPLFAGGVPGLMGVLVAVPFLFVGFDVVPQSASEIKIPYRQVGWLLVVSVGCAAAWYIMIMLTVSAGLSPAQLLDSELASADSMAALWDSQALGNVLVLGGIAGILTSWNAFLIGGSRLLYAMARSEMIPAWFGRVHPRFRTPGNAVLFIGGLSVIAPVFGRPMLVWLVDAGGINIVVAYVTVVLSFLVLRRREPAMERPFRTPAGTAVGVAALVLSLGLGVLYLPGMPAALVWPYEWVIVGGWWLVGAVFLWRLPRVGPGADAEERLIAAVRTRRSE
- a CDS encoding DUF6504 family protein; the encoded protein is MGHVYGVPITVTEHQGRPVRFVWDRRVYTVRHIVDHWITLRADWAPAHHDQPPQRVHWRVEAGSAGAPGVYELLHDSGSGQWLLARVLD
- a CDS encoding protein kinase domain-containing protein, which translates into the protein MTDNGHERVKPLRTGDPHQLGDYRIEGRLGRGGMGTVYLAKDTADRLVAVKLIHPDLADDPDFRRRFAREVEAARRVARFSTAGVLDARLDGDPLFIVSEYVPGPNLAEAVATDGPMRGGTLESLAMGVAAALTAIHRAGVIHRDLKPANVLLSAVGPKVIDFGIARAMDDEGAVTRSSQLMGTPAYLAPELIAGGDITPASDIFSWGCLVTYAGTGKAPFNAQTVPAILHLISAAPADLEGLEPGVTDLVRSALDKDPANRPTAQELLNTLVGQENPAETTVDRTVVRSWTPPSTARPGPGDLAGAAGAAALGAAGAAAAAGAVPGADSGNAPTVPAEPPGAGPTRALPPETAEPAPPTRPSGGTGRPDSGPQAPPEPAWGASGAQPPPPGGPGYGPPPAGEPAAFTPPPGVHQQPHGPWPGHTPWAGHGAPSGPQAPGHGFPSGPQPGHGMPSGPQPGHGLPSGPQPPMGGPGGPGGPGTTPPGPGPSSGRPRTRLIVGAAAGVVVLVAGVALGAVLLSSGPPEGTQIYETDFQSDTWGFDAYDPENEYLEYGIHPDHGLILRVEPYNDDASIGAFVPYDGVMPEAVRVEAEAEIVAGEPYSEFGTRCYHQVSDDDVTTHYEALVRFDGADAQIRRYGGDAGDSALASTGDVPGYVPAEGEDGSGEGGDPVVNTVTMTCEPDGSGAIEINMWVNGEHVLEATDADPLPDDATEQPPRQTGITVKRRGNETNVPEVGFHRVEVQRLGDPEVDASEESPDDGA